A genomic segment from Glycine soja cultivar W05 chromosome 20, ASM419377v2, whole genome shotgun sequence encodes:
- the LOC114402777 gene encoding uncharacterized protein LOC114402777, whose protein sequence is MAPHCRASSMSYAKVVATSTMNVGQWRHPHTRTFRPDGSYSSVQLEIQVGEKKWYTDVWVSRLKKSGIFERVEDELLWEVGTNVVPKYLGHDMILLLGLSDTKVEELIIEETTHGSSPFYSLEKWNPTMRLRHRLVWAQCWGIPLEAWDIGQIRKIVATIGDLVEVDDDVEELRRLDKARVLIRTPWRLIFQPTVEVHISGEVHKVHIIEKNWSEAGKRIHHCRSAIGSSKEIDSDDSDNGTPKLKMSGEPGFHYSPRSFTDERIGEIESQQRATLSSGP, encoded by the coding sequence ATGGCACCACATTGCAGGGCATCTTCAATGTCATACGCAAAGGTGGTGGCCACTAGCACAATGAACGTAGGACAATGGAGGCACCCACATACTAGAACTTTCAGACCTGATGGATCATACTCATCGGTCCAGCTTGAGATCCAGGTGGGGGAGAAGAAATGGTACACTGATGTATGGGTGAGTCGCCTGAAGAAATCAGGTATATTCGAAAGAGTCGAGGACGAACTCCTCTGGGAGGTGGGGACAAACGTGGTGCCGAAATACCTAGGGCATGATATGATACTCCTCCTAGGTCTCTCGGATACCAAAGTGGAAGAGCTCATCATCGAAGAAACCACACATGGCTCATCCCCGTTTTATTCGTTGGAGAAATGGAATCCGACGATGAGACTGAGACACAGACTGGTCTGGGCTCAGTGTTGGGGCATCCCATTAGAAGCGTGGGATATTGGACAAATTCGAAAAATCGTGGCAACAATAGGGGACTTGGTAGAGGTGGATGACGATGTTGAAGAGTTGCGAAGGCTAGATAAGGCCAGGGTTCTTATCAGAACCCCATGGAGACTTATATTCCAACCTACGGTTGAAGTTCACATCAGCGGGGAGGTCCACAAAGTGCACATCATTGAAAAAAATTGGAGTGAAGCCGGAAAGCGCATTCACCATTGTCGGAGCGCCATCGGGTCGTCGAAAGAGATCGATTCTGACGACAGCGATAACGGCACCCCGAAGTTGAAGATGAGCGGAGAACCTGGATTCCATTACTCGCCCAGAAGCTTCACCGACGAACGCATTGGTGAGATCGAGTCCCAACAGCGCGCGACATTGTCCAGCGGTCCTTGA